One region of Parafrankia irregularis genomic DNA includes:
- a CDS encoding 2Fe-2S iron-sulfur cluster-binding protein, translating into MPAITYVLPDGTEKSVDVPVGMSIMDGSVRNNLPGIVAECGGGCSCATCHVHVDGETRVLFDEPASEEKDLLEFLDGADEDSRLSCQLIVTDGCEGIRVRVVDSSS; encoded by the coding sequence GTGCCGGCGATCACCTACGTCCTGCCGGACGGCACCGAGAAGAGCGTCGACGTGCCGGTCGGTATGTCGATCATGGATGGTTCGGTTCGCAACAACCTGCCGGGAATCGTCGCGGAATGCGGCGGCGGATGTTCCTGCGCGACCTGCCATGTGCACGTCGACGGGGAGACTCGCGTGCTGTTCGACGAGCCTGCCTCGGAGGAGAAGGATCTCCTCGAATTCCTCGACGGCGCCGACGAGGACTCGCGGCTGTCGTGCCAGCTGATCGTGACGGACGGGTGCGAGGGCATCCGCGTTCGGGTCGTCGACTCCAGCAGCTGA
- a CDS encoding NAD(P)-dependent alcohol dehydrogenase, whose protein sequence is MKVTAAVLDELGAEFSLRPLELADPAPGEVLVEIVGVGLCHTDLAVQHGHLPFPFPAVVGHEGSGVVRAVGAGVTKVVPGDSVALTFNSCGACSECLAGSPAYCARFMEVNFGGVGGDGTARLHDGTTDVGSNFFGQSSFATHALAHEANVVKVPGGVPLELVGPLGCGVQTGAGAVLNALDCPEGSSLLVTGGGSVGLSAVMAGRVRKLSTIIVVEPVAARRDLALTLGATHVIDPAAGDVAEQVRAIIPEGVKFAVDTTAVAPVLAAVLASLAQQGEFGMVGVPSDPTAALSVGLLEMQARGLRFRGIVEGDSNPDVFIPYLVELFKNGEFPLDRLITTMSFSQINEAVAVQARGDAVKIVLTHG, encoded by the coding sequence ATGAAAGTAACCGCCGCCGTACTCGACGAGCTCGGTGCGGAGTTCAGCCTGAGGCCGCTCGAGCTGGCCGACCCCGCCCCGGGAGAGGTCTTGGTGGAGATCGTGGGCGTCGGGCTGTGCCACACCGACCTCGCCGTCCAGCACGGCCACCTTCCGTTCCCGTTCCCGGCGGTCGTCGGTCACGAGGGCAGCGGTGTGGTGCGGGCGGTCGGCGCGGGCGTGACCAAGGTCGTGCCCGGCGACTCGGTCGCGCTGACCTTCAACAGCTGTGGTGCGTGCTCCGAGTGCCTGGCCGGTTCACCGGCGTACTGCGCGCGCTTCATGGAGGTGAACTTCGGCGGTGTAGGTGGCGACGGCACGGCCAGGCTGCACGACGGCACGACCGACGTGGGCAGCAACTTCTTCGGCCAGTCGTCGTTCGCCACCCATGCCCTGGCACATGAGGCCAACGTGGTGAAGGTCCCTGGAGGCGTGCCGCTGGAGCTTGTCGGGCCGCTGGGCTGCGGCGTGCAGACCGGTGCCGGTGCGGTGCTGAACGCGCTGGACTGCCCCGAGGGCTCCTCGCTCCTGGTCACCGGCGGTGGCTCCGTCGGACTGTCCGCGGTCATGGCGGGACGGGTCCGCAAGCTGTCGACGATCATCGTCGTCGAGCCCGTCGCGGCTCGTCGCGACCTCGCCCTGACGCTGGGCGCGACGCACGTCATCGACCCGGCCGCGGGCGACGTCGCCGAGCAGGTCCGTGCGATCATCCCGGAGGGCGTCAAGTTCGCGGTGGACACCACCGCGGTGGCGCCGGTTCTGGCCGCAGTACTGGCCTCGCTCGCGCAGCAGGGCGAATTCGGAATGGTGGGTGTGCCGTCGGACCCCACCGCGGCGCTGTCGGTCGGCCTCCTGGAGATGCAGGCCCGGGGACTGCGCTTCCGCGGCATCGTCGAGGGCGACAGTAACCCGGACGTGTTCATCCCGTACCTTGTCGAATTGTTCAAGAACGGCGAGTTCCCGCTCGATCGCCTCATCACCACGATGTCGTTCTCGCAAATCAACGAGGCGGTGGCCGTTCAGGCCCGCGGCGACGCCGTCAAGATTGTCCTGACTCACGGGTAG
- a CDS encoding aldehyde dehydrogenase, with protein MSTIDYDRLYIGGQWASPTSTERIKVTEAATEQPAGSVPAAGERDIDAAVDAARRAFDDPAGWASWEPSRRGEVLERFAAALESRGAETARRVAVQNGMPLWLAQNFEAGFPALLLRYYTGLVAAGQHEVRAGMLGKKALIRREPIGVVAAIVPWNVPQAITFLKLAPALAAGNTVVLKPAPETVLDAFLMAEAAIEAGLPPGVLNVVPAGREVGAYLVAHPGVDKVSFTGSTAAGRAIAETCGRLLRPVTLELGGKSAAVVLDDADLGSTLESFFAATLLNNGQICWLGTRVLAPRARYDEIVDTVTALAGSLTIGNPLEPDTKVGPLVSARQRERVESYIAKGKAEGGRITTGGGRPAGLDRGWFVEPTIFADVDPKATISQEEIFGPVLAVIPYDDDDAAVAIANDTDFGLGGSVWTSDPERGAEFAARVRSGTIGVNGYVNDPFVPFGGIKASGMGRELGPEGLQPFQVLKTIYLDEANDPV; from the coding sequence ATGAGCACAATCGACTACGACCGCCTCTACATCGGCGGCCAGTGGGCGAGCCCGACGTCGACGGAACGAATCAAGGTCACCGAGGCGGCGACCGAGCAGCCCGCGGGCAGCGTGCCCGCGGCGGGCGAGCGCGATATCGACGCCGCCGTCGACGCGGCCCGCCGCGCCTTCGACGACCCCGCCGGATGGGCAAGCTGGGAGCCGTCCCGTCGGGGCGAGGTTCTGGAACGCTTCGCCGCGGCACTGGAATCAAGGGGCGCCGAGACGGCCCGGCGGGTGGCGGTGCAGAACGGCATGCCGCTGTGGCTGGCGCAGAACTTCGAAGCGGGCTTCCCCGCGCTGCTGCTGCGCTACTACACCGGCCTGGTGGCGGCCGGGCAGCACGAGGTCCGGGCCGGCATGCTGGGCAAGAAGGCACTGATCCGGCGGGAGCCGATCGGCGTCGTCGCCGCGATCGTGCCGTGGAACGTGCCACAGGCCATCACCTTCCTCAAGCTCGCCCCGGCGCTCGCGGCCGGGAACACCGTGGTCCTCAAGCCGGCTCCCGAAACCGTGCTGGACGCCTTCCTCATGGCCGAGGCTGCGATTGAGGCGGGACTGCCTCCGGGTGTGCTCAACGTCGTGCCGGCGGGCCGCGAGGTGGGTGCCTACCTCGTTGCGCACCCCGGTGTCGACAAGGTGTCGTTCACCGGCTCCACCGCGGCTGGCCGGGCCATCGCCGAGACCTGCGGCCGGCTGCTGCGGCCGGTGACCCTCGAACTCGGCGGCAAGTCCGCTGCGGTCGTGCTCGACGACGCGGACCTGGGTTCTACGCTGGAGTCGTTCTTCGCCGCGACCCTGCTCAACAACGGCCAGATCTGCTGGCTCGGCACCCGGGTGCTGGCGCCCCGCGCCCGCTACGACGAGATCGTCGACACCGTTACGGCACTGGCCGGCTCGCTGACGATCGGCAACCCGCTTGAGCCGGACACGAAGGTCGGCCCGCTGGTCTCTGCACGGCAGCGGGAGCGGGTGGAGTCCTACATCGCCAAGGGCAAGGCCGAGGGCGGACGGATCACGACCGGCGGCGGGCGCCCGGCGGGCCTCGACCGTGGCTGGTTCGTCGAGCCGACCATTTTCGCGGATGTAGACCCGAAGGCGACGATCTCTCAGGAAGAAATCTTCGGCCCGGTACTCGCGGTGATCCCGTATGACGACGACGACGCCGCCGTCGCCATCGCGAACGACACCGACTTCGGCCTCGGCGGGTCTGTGTGGACGAGTGATCCCGAGCGCGGCGCCGAGTTCGCGGCGAGGGTGCGCTCCGGCACGATCGGCGTCAACGGCTACGTCAACGATCCGTTCGTGCCGTTCGGCGGCATCAAGGCCAGCGGCATGGGACGTGAGCTGGGGCCGGAGGGCCTGCAGCCGTTCCAGGTGCTCAAGACGATCTATCTCGACGAAGCCAACGACCCTGTCTGA
- a CDS encoding cytochrome c oxidase subunit 3 family protein — translation MRDEAGALGGSVRPGGPVTGGGPADAATTAAGPGRGRGGGHVPGEPGIWVLVLGDMVIFGVLFTLFSRARAHDPVLFAESQERLSTTIGLLNTVLLLASSYFVVRGVGAVRDGGPRQPARFFMAALACGLGFTVNKVLEYSGKLGHGITLTTNDFYMYYYVLTGIHALHLVLGMCVLVALIWYTRQPSRSPKIAIVEGCASYWHLVDVLWIVLFPLLYLI, via the coding sequence ATGCGGGATGAGGCTGGAGCTCTGGGGGGATCGGTTCGGCCTGGCGGGCCTGTCACCGGTGGTGGGCCCGCTGACGCCGCCACGACCGCGGCCGGGCCCGGCCGCGGTCGTGGCGGCGGGCATGTGCCGGGCGAGCCGGGTATCTGGGTGCTCGTGCTCGGGGACATGGTCATCTTCGGAGTCCTGTTCACACTCTTCAGCCGGGCGCGCGCCCACGACCCCGTGCTCTTCGCCGAGTCGCAGGAGCGGCTGAGTACCACGATCGGCCTGCTCAACACCGTGTTGCTGCTGGCGAGTTCGTACTTCGTCGTCCGCGGTGTGGGAGCTGTCCGTGACGGCGGCCCACGCCAGCCGGCACGCTTCTTCATGGCGGCGCTGGCCTGCGGCCTGGGTTTCACCGTGAACAAGGTGCTGGAGTACAGCGGGAAGCTCGGGCACGGGATCACCCTCACCACCAACGACTTCTACATGTACTACTACGTGCTCACCGGAATCCACGCACTGCATCTCGTTCTCGGGATGTGCGTGCTCGTAGCCCTGATCTGGTACACCCGGCAACCATCGCGCAGTCCGAAAATCGCAATCGTCGAAGGATGTGCATCCTACTGGCACCTGGTGGACGTGCTTTGGATAGTCCTCTTCCCGCTGCTCTATCTCATCTGA
- a CDS encoding cytochrome C oxidase subunit IV family protein: MISLVAVVLVLVTGLSVWLAEDLAGDGVPGSALVMTIVAFKLRLVGLYFMELRHAPLTLKLLFHAWVVGVWGIIVGFQMAG, encoded by the coding sequence GTGATCTCGCTCGTGGCGGTCGTCCTCGTTCTCGTGACCGGTCTGTCGGTGTGGCTGGCGGAGGATCTGGCGGGCGACGGTGTTCCCGGGTCGGCGCTCGTCATGACGATCGTCGCGTTCAAGCTGAGGCTCGTGGGCCTCTACTTCATGGAACTCAGGCACGCTCCGCTGACGCTGAAGCTGTTGTTCCATGCCTGGGTCGTCGGGGTGTGGGGAATCATCGTCGGCTTCCAGATGGCGGGTTGA
- the ccrA gene encoding crotonyl-CoA carboxylase/reductase, which yields MKHVLEAILAQTAGAEARKAEFSCLSVPDAYRGVVVRKDEAAMFEGQESRDKDPRKSLHLDEVPTPELGPGEALVAVMASSVNYNTVWTSIFEPLSTFGFLERYGRTSPLAKRHDLPYHVVGSDLAGVVLRTGPGVHAWSPGDEVVAHCLSVELERPEGHNDTMLDSEQRIWGFETNFGGLAELALVKANQLMPKPNHLTWEEAAAPGLVNSTAYRQLVSRNGAGMKQGDVVLIWGASGGLGSYATQMALRGGAIPVCVVSSPAKAEICRSLGAELIIDRAAEDYRFWADEQTPNPREWQRFGKRIRSLTGGEDPDIVFEHPGRETFGASVYVARRGGTIVTCASTSGFQHSYDNRYLWMHLKRIIGTHFANYREAWEANRLLARGLIHPTLSRVYPLAETGSAAYDVHRNVHQGKVGVLCLAPREGLGVRDQEMRERHLTAINRFRGV from the coding sequence ATGAAGCACGTCCTCGAGGCGATCTTGGCCCAGACTGCCGGAGCCGAAGCACGGAAGGCCGAGTTCAGCTGCCTGTCGGTGCCGGACGCCTATCGGGGGGTGGTGGTCCGCAAGGACGAGGCCGCGATGTTCGAGGGGCAGGAGTCGCGTGACAAGGACCCGCGAAAGTCCCTGCATCTCGACGAGGTCCCGACCCCGGAGCTCGGCCCCGGTGAGGCGCTCGTGGCGGTGATGGCGTCGTCCGTGAACTACAACACGGTCTGGACGTCCATCTTCGAGCCACTGTCGACCTTCGGGTTCCTGGAGCGGTACGGGCGCACCTCACCGCTGGCGAAGCGGCACGACCTGCCGTATCACGTGGTCGGGTCGGACCTCGCGGGCGTCGTCCTGAGGACCGGTCCGGGAGTGCACGCATGGTCGCCGGGCGACGAGGTCGTGGCGCACTGTCTGTCGGTCGAGCTGGAACGTCCCGAGGGTCACAACGACACGATGCTTGATTCCGAGCAGCGGATCTGGGGGTTCGAGACGAACTTCGGTGGTCTCGCCGAGCTGGCTCTGGTCAAGGCGAACCAGCTCATGCCGAAGCCGAACCATCTGACGTGGGAGGAGGCCGCCGCGCCCGGTCTGGTGAATTCGACCGCCTATCGGCAGCTCGTGTCCCGCAACGGCGCGGGGATGAAGCAGGGCGATGTGGTCCTGATCTGGGGTGCCTCCGGTGGGCTGGGCTCGTACGCCACCCAGATGGCGCTGCGCGGCGGTGCGATCCCGGTGTGCGTCGTCTCGTCACCGGCCAAGGCGGAGATCTGCCGGTCGCTGGGAGCGGAGCTCATCATCGACCGGGCCGCCGAGGACTACCGCTTCTGGGCCGACGAGCAGACCCCGAATCCCAGGGAGTGGCAGCGTTTCGGCAAGCGGATCCGGTCGCTGACCGGCGGAGAGGACCCTGACATCGTCTTCGAGCACCCGGGCAGGGAGACGTTCGGTGCCTCGGTCTACGTCGCCCGCCGCGGCGGGACCATCGTTACCTGCGCCTCGACGAGCGGTTTCCAGCACAGCTACGACAACCGGTATCTGTGGATGCACCTCAAGCGCATCATCGGTACGCACTTCGCGAACTACCGGGAGGCCTGGGAGGCGAACCGGTTGCTCGCGCGCGGTCTGATCCACCCGACGCTGTCGCGGGTGTATCCGTTGGCCGAGACCGGTAGTGCCGCGTATGACGTCCACCGTAACGTTCACCAGGGCAAGGTCGGCGTGCTCTGCCTGGCGCCGCGGGAAGGGCTGGGCGTGCGAGACCAGGAGATGCGAGAACGCCACCTCACCGCCATCAACCGGTTCCGTGGCGTCTAG
- a CDS encoding jacalin-like lectin: MRPSLHPARAAFAAVFALSFTVGVAAAPAADADSPAGGSFSVLTYNIAGLPEELSSASTPRAEGTTAIGQRLGPYDIVQVQEDFNYHANLYATDTHPYRTPTSGGVPIGSGLNTLSDFSLSDLDRVKWDNCSSSEGADCLTPKGFTFSRIRLGEGAYVDLYNLHPDAGTTSADLAARASNLSQLGSYISMHSVGNAVVVMGDTNTRYTRTGDTIAAFAAANGLTDAWVELERGGLAPTAGSPALLCDEAAPTDTCEVVDKVLYRSSRLVTLNAANYSNRNADFLDAQGLMLSDHFPIAVDFTWTRNSDYQASDQFGGPHGYSFTDIDTIPAGGAATAVSLRSGSRVDRVGLTLANGTSLAHGGTGGSAQSLALGSGEYMTSVNLCQGQVSDHTRIFYAKFTTSLGRTLAGGTITSDCVTRTAPSGWQIAGFHGRAGEESDKLGVLYTRR; the protein is encoded by the coding sequence ATGCGCCCGTCTCTACATCCGGCTCGTGCCGCATTCGCGGCTGTCTTCGCTCTCTCGTTCACTGTCGGTGTCGCCGCTGCCCCGGCGGCGGACGCGGACTCACCCGCTGGGGGGTCGTTTTCCGTCCTGACCTACAACATCGCGGGTCTACCCGAGGAGCTTTCTAGCGCGTCGACTCCTCGCGCGGAGGGCACCACCGCTATCGGGCAGCGGCTCGGTCCTTATGACATCGTACAGGTGCAGGAGGACTTCAACTACCACGCGAACCTCTACGCGACCGACACCCATCCCTACCGGACACCCACGAGCGGCGGGGTGCCGATTGGTAGCGGACTCAACACCCTCTCGGACTTCAGCCTCAGCGATCTCGACCGGGTCAAATGGGATAACTGCAGCTCGTCGGAGGGTGCCGACTGCCTGACCCCGAAAGGCTTTACGTTCAGTCGGATCCGGCTGGGCGAGGGAGCCTATGTCGACCTCTACAACCTGCATCCCGACGCCGGGACCACCAGCGCCGATCTCGCCGCCAGGGCGTCAAATCTGAGCCAGCTTGGCTCCTACATCTCCATGCATTCGGTGGGCAATGCCGTGGTGGTGATGGGCGACACGAACACCCGATACACCCGCACCGGCGACACTATCGCCGCGTTCGCGGCCGCGAACGGGCTCACCGACGCCTGGGTGGAGCTGGAGCGTGGTGGGCTGGCCCCCACCGCCGGTAGCCCTGCACTGCTCTGTGACGAGGCAGCGCCAACCGACACCTGCGAGGTGGTCGACAAGGTGCTGTATCGGAGCAGCCGTCTCGTCACGCTCAACGCCGCCAACTATTCCAATCGGAACGCCGATTTCCTAGACGCGCAAGGCCTCATGCTCTCCGACCACTTTCCGATCGCCGTGGACTTCACCTGGACCCGCAATTCCGACTACCAGGCGAGCGACCAGTTCGGAGGCCCTCACGGGTATTCCTTCACCGATATCGACACGATTCCCGCCGGCGGTGCGGCCACGGCCGTCAGTCTGCGTTCGGGTTCCCGGGTCGACCGGGTCGGCCTCACCCTGGCCAACGGTACCTCCCTGGCGCACGGTGGCACCGGAGGGAGCGCCCAGTCGCTGGCCCTGGGGAGCGGGGAGTACATGACTTCGGTGAACCTCTGTCAGGGTCAGGTGAGCGATCACACAAGAATCTTCTACGCTAAGTTCACTACCAGCCTCGGCCGTACGCTCGCCGGTGGCACCATCACCTCCGACTGCGTGACCCGCACAGCGCCGTCTGGCTGGCAGATCGCTGGATTCCACGGCCGTGCGGGCGAGGAGAGCGACAAGCTCGGCGTCCTCTACACCAGGCGGTGA
- a CDS encoding inositol monophosphatase family protein — translation MTDLGTLLHLAHEAVDVARRIADKMPAGRVERKGDRDYASQVDLAVERTVRAFLADRTSGIAFLGEEDGLSGIAEGGLSWILDPLDGTSNFVHGLPLYGISLGLVRDTTPILGVIDFPRFDERFSAAEGHGAFLGKQPITCSATETLRDAIVSIGDYAVGDDAAASNHDRLSLTRSLAESVERVRMLGSAAIDLAWVACGRTDACITLSNNPWDMAAGVVLVREAGGHVVDLDGSQHTTKSAATIAAPPSLIADVLNRARYATDPGESP, via the coding sequence GTGACTGACCTGGGTACCCTTCTCCATCTCGCGCACGAGGCGGTGGACGTCGCACGGCGGATCGCCGATAAGATGCCGGCGGGCCGGGTCGAGAGGAAGGGGGACCGAGACTACGCCTCACAGGTCGACCTGGCCGTCGAACGGACCGTGCGAGCGTTTCTCGCCGATCGGACGTCGGGCATTGCCTTTCTCGGCGAGGAAGATGGACTGTCGGGAATAGCCGAGGGCGGGCTCTCCTGGATTCTCGACCCCTTGGACGGTACGTCGAACTTTGTGCACGGACTGCCGCTCTACGGCATCTCGCTCGGGCTCGTGCGCGACACGACGCCCATACTCGGGGTGATAGACTTTCCCCGTTTCGACGAACGCTTCTCAGCCGCCGAAGGACACGGCGCGTTCCTCGGAAAGCAGCCCATTACCTGTAGCGCGACCGAAACCCTCCGGGACGCCATCGTGTCCATCGGCGATTATGCTGTCGGCGACGACGCGGCCGCCAGCAATCATGACCGGTTGTCCCTGACCCGGAGCCTCGCCGAAAGCGTCGAACGCGTACGGATGCTCGGTTCCGCCGCGATCGACCTCGCATGGGTCGCCTGCGGCCGGACCGACGCCTGCATCACGCTGTCTAACAATCCCTGGGACATGGCCGCAGGCGTCGTACTCGTCCGCGAGGCCGGAGGCCATGTGGTGGACCTCGACGGTTCCCAGCACACGACGAAGTCAGCGGCCACGATCGCCGCACCGCCGAGCCTCATCGCCGATGTTCTCAACCGCGCCCGGTACGCGACCGACCCAGGCGAGAGCCCGTGA
- a CDS encoding zinc-binding dehydrogenase, which yields MRAVTLHRGELRVEQVPTPEPGRGQLLLRVLRAGICGSDLHARLHADASADIAAEVGYHHFMRTDQSVILGHEFVGEVVAYGPGCRARWKPGTRVVSLPLIKQDDGIQMTGLSERAPGAYAEYVLAAEDATMEVPAELTDDLAALTEPLAVAHHAIRRGRVSRKDVAIVIGCGPIGLAVILMLKSAGVRTVVASDPADARRTLAAQCGADIVVDPAEGSPWTVAADGHIMTAPALYGAGIDALHTLRAVRGTPWTTIMKAAKRAGIGPRGPVVFECVGLPGIIEQIVTNAPFLARIIVVGVCMTPDSFRPTMAVNKEVDLRFSFCYDPAEFHDTLHMIGRGKIDPTPMVTGVVSLDGVADAFEQLIRTTHHAKVLIDPNLA from the coding sequence ATGAGGGCCGTGACACTGCACCGCGGCGAGTTGCGGGTCGAACAGGTGCCCACACCGGAACCGGGCCGCGGGCAGCTGCTGCTGCGCGTCCTGCGCGCGGGCATCTGCGGTTCGGACCTGCACGCCCGCCTGCACGCCGACGCGAGCGCGGACATCGCCGCAGAGGTCGGCTACCACCACTTCATGCGCACCGACCAGTCGGTCATCTTGGGGCACGAGTTCGTCGGCGAAGTCGTCGCCTACGGTCCCGGATGTCGTGCCCGCTGGAAGCCGGGAACTCGGGTGGTCTCCCTCCCGCTCATCAAGCAGGACGACGGCATCCAGATGACAGGGCTGTCAGAGCGAGCGCCGGGCGCCTACGCCGAATACGTGCTCGCCGCCGAGGACGCGACGATGGAGGTTCCAGCAGAACTAACTGACGATCTCGCTGCGCTCACCGAACCGCTCGCGGTAGCCCATCACGCGATACGACGCGGGCGAGTCTCCCGGAAGGACGTCGCGATTGTCATCGGCTGTGGGCCCATCGGGCTAGCCGTTATTCTCATGCTGAAATCCGCGGGCGTCAGGACCGTCGTCGCGAGCGACCCAGCAGACGCTCGACGGACGCTTGCCGCTCAGTGCGGCGCCGACATCGTCGTAGATCCCGCCGAAGGGTCACCCTGGACCGTCGCGGCCGACGGGCACATCATGACAGCACCAGCCCTGTACGGTGCCGGAATCGACGCCCTGCACACACTGCGCGCTGTGCGGGGAACACCGTGGACGACAATCATGAAGGCCGCCAAGCGTGCGGGAATCGGCCCGCGCGGCCCTGTCGTGTTCGAATGCGTCGGCCTACCCGGGATCATTGAGCAGATCGTGACGAACGCGCCGTTCCTCGCACGCATCATCGTCGTCGGGGTCTGCATGACCCCCGACTCCTTCCGCCCCACCATGGCGGTCAACAAGGAGGTCGACCTGCGCTTCTCGTTCTGCTACGACCCGGCCGAATTCCACGACACACTACACATGATCGGAAGAGGAAAGATCGATCCCACGCCCATGGTCACCGGCGTCGTCAGCCTCGACGGGGTAGCGGACGCTTTCGAGCAGCTCATCCGCACGACTCACCACGCGAAAGTGCTCATCGACCCCAACCTCGCCTGA
- a CDS encoding flavin-containing monooxygenase yields MADQHTDVLIVGAGLSAIDVAYRLQEHCPELDYTILEARDRIGGTWDLFTYPGVRSDSDIYTLGFPFRPWQGERSIVYGGELLQYLRDTASEADIDRHVRLRTRVVSADWSSVRARWIVDADHDGTPERYVARFVVFCTGYYDYERPHDPGFQDVEAFRGRVVHPQFWPADLDYAGKRVVVVGSGATAVTLVPALAADAAHVTMLQRTPSYVLAQPRTDAVARALRKVLPLPAAYRIARVKNTAIQWALIQACHRFPDGVRWLLHRRVASAVGSRKIADEHFSPPYAPWDQRLCIAPEGDLFRVIRDGTASVVTGRIERFVPQGILLASGRVVEADIVVTATGLRIKLLGGVTVTVDGESVNLAKSYTYHGAMLSGLPNLAVSIGYINLSWTVRVDMTARLITRLLRRMIDQHMDAVVPVVPVDIEPGQPFMDMASGYLARAAATMPRATSRYPWAVRQNVMVDGWATSRADLANGLRWTRVSEREEVRG; encoded by the coding sequence ATGGCGGACCAACACACTGATGTACTCATCGTCGGCGCGGGGCTCTCGGCGATCGATGTGGCCTACCGGTTACAGGAGCACTGCCCCGAGCTCGACTACACGATCCTCGAAGCCCGAGACCGCATCGGCGGCACCTGGGACCTGTTCACCTACCCGGGCGTGCGTTCGGACTCCGACATCTACACGCTCGGGTTCCCGTTTCGCCCGTGGCAGGGAGAGCGTTCGATCGTCTACGGGGGCGAGCTGCTCCAGTACCTGCGCGACACCGCCAGTGAGGCGGACATAGACCGGCATGTGCGGCTGCGTACGCGGGTCGTCTCCGCCGACTGGTCGTCGGTACGCGCCCGCTGGATCGTGGATGCTGATCATGACGGCACACCAGAGCGGTATGTAGCCCGGTTCGTGGTGTTTTGTACCGGCTACTACGACTACGAGAGGCCGCACGATCCGGGCTTCCAGGATGTCGAGGCGTTCCGGGGCCGCGTCGTGCACCCGCAGTTCTGGCCCGCGGACCTCGACTACGCTGGCAAACGCGTCGTCGTCGTCGGCTCGGGCGCGACCGCCGTCACGCTGGTCCCGGCGCTCGCGGCAGATGCCGCCCACGTGACGATGCTCCAGCGAACACCCAGCTATGTTCTCGCTCAGCCACGCACCGATGCCGTCGCCCGGGCCCTGCGTAAGGTTCTGCCCCTGCCCGCCGCGTACCGCATCGCTCGCGTGAAGAACACCGCCATACAGTGGGCGCTCATCCAAGCGTGCCACCGCTTCCCAGACGGCGTACGTTGGCTGCTGCATAGGCGTGTCGCCTCCGCCGTCGGATCGCGGAAGATCGCAGACGAACATTTCTCTCCGCCCTACGCCCCGTGGGACCAGCGCCTGTGTATCGCTCCCGAAGGCGACCTGTTCCGCGTCATTCGCGATGGCACGGCATCCGTCGTCACCGGGCGCATTGAGCGCTTCGTGCCCCAGGGGATACTCCTGGCATCCGGCCGCGTCGTCGAGGCGGACATCGTCGTGACGGCTACGGGCCTTCGCATCAAGCTCCTCGGCGGGGTGACCGTGACCGTCGACGGCGAAAGCGTCAACCTGGCGAAGAGCTACACCTACCACGGAGCGATGCTCAGCGGCCTACCCAACCTCGCGGTGTCCATCGGCTACATCAATCTGTCGTGGACTGTCCGCGTCGACATGACGGCGCGCCTGATCACCCGCCTCCTCAGACGCATGATCGACCAGCATATGGATGCCGTCGTGCCGGTCGTGCCGGTCGACATCGAGCCCGGCCAGCCCTTCATGGACATGGCGTCGGGGTACCTCGCCCGAGCCGCCGCGACGATGCCGCGGGCGACGTCTCGCTACCCCTGGGCGGTCCGGCAGAACGTCATGGTCGACGGGTGGGCCACCAGCCGTGCCGACCTGGCGAACGGGCTGCGATGGACGCGAGTGTCGGAGCGGGAGGAGGTGCGGGGATGA